One Alligator mississippiensis isolate rAllMis1 chromosome 1, rAllMis1, whole genome shotgun sequence genomic window carries:
- the ING4 gene encoding inhibitor of growth protein 4, whose product MAAGMYLEHYLDSIENLPFELQRNFQLMRDLDQRTEDLKSEIDKLATEYISNARTLSSEEKLGLLKQIQEAYGKCKEFGDDKVQLAMQTYEMVDKHIRRLDTDLARFEADLKEKQIESSDYDSSSSKGKKKGRAQKEKKAARARSKGKNSDEEAPKTAQKKLKLVRTSTEYGMPSVTFGNVHPSDVLDMPVDPNEPTYCLCHQVSYGEMIGCDNPDCSIEWFHFACVGLTTKPRGKWFCPRCSQERKKK is encoded by the exons GCATTGAGAACCTACCATTTGAATTGCAGAGAAACTTCCAGCTCATGCGAGATCTGGACCAGCGAACAGAAG ACCTCAAGTCAGAGATTGATAAACTGGCCACAGAGTATATCAGCAATGCACGGACTCTGTCCTCAGAGGAAAAATTGgggcttctcaagcaaatccaggaAGCCTATGGAAAATGCAAAGAGTTTGGAGATGACAAGGTTCAGCTTGCCATGCAGACCTACGAAATG GTGGACAAGCACATCCGGCGGCTGGACACTGACCTTGCCCGTTTTGAGGCTGACCTGAAGGAAAAACAGATTGAGTCAAGTGATTATGACAGCTCCTCCAGCAAGGGCAAGAAGA AGGGCCGGgcccagaaagagaaaaaagctgCCCGTGCTCGCTCCAAGGGGAAGAACTCTGATGAGGAGGCACCAAAGACGGCTCAGAAAAAGTTGAAACTTGTCCGCAC aaGCACAGAGTATGGGATGCCCTCAGTGACCTTTGGAAATGTGCACCCCTCAGATGTGCTGGATATGCCTGTGGACCCCAATGAACCCACCTACTGCCTCTGTCACCAAGTCTCCTACGGAGAAATGATTGGCTGTGACAATCCGGAT TGCTCCATTGAATGGTTCCATTTTGCTTGTGTGGGCCTGACGACAAAGCCAAGAGGAAAATG GTTCTGCCCTCGTTGTTCccaggagaggaagaaaaagtaA